The following is a genomic window from Aeromonas sp. FDAARGOS 1405.
CAAGGTGCTCTTCTCCCACCCGGCGGATGCCGATGTGGATGCCACCGTGGTCTACGGGGTCAACCATCATACCCTCACCGGAGCGGAGCGGATCGTCTCCAACGCCTCCTGTACCACCAACTGCGTGGTGCCGGTGATTGAAACATTGCATCGAGAATTCGAGATAAATTGTGGTACTATTACGACAATTCATTCGGCCATGCATGATCAGCAAGTCATCGATGCCTACCACAGTGACTTGCGCCGAACCCGCGCTGCCAGTCAGTCCATCATTCCGGTGGACACCAAGCTGGCAAAGGGGCTGGAGCGTATCCTGCCCCACTTCGCCGGCAAGTTTGAGGCGATCGCGGTGCGGGTGCCGACCATCAATGTAACAGCGATGGATCTCAGTATTACTGTTCGTAAAAAAGTGACAGTTACTGACGTAAATCAAGCCCTGCAACGGGCATCCAGAGGTACATTACACGGTATTCTGGATTACACGGAAGAACCTCTGGTCTCCGTAGACTTCAATCATGATGCACACTCCTGCATCATTGATGGTACCCAGACCCGGGTGAGCGATGCCAACCTCGTCAAGATGTTGATGTGGTGCGATAACGAATGGGGCTTCGCAAACCGGATGCTGGATACCACCCGGGCCATGATGGCCGCAGGCTGAGCCTGCCCCGGGCGAAAGGTTACTGTTTTTAACATTACCTGGAAAATATAGAGGACTGAATATGTCTGTTATCAAGATGACTGACCTGGATCTGGCGGGTAAACGCGTTCTGATCCGTGCTGACCTGAACGTACCGGTAAAAGACGGCAAGGTCACCTCCGATGCACGTATCGTTGCGACTCTGCCGACCATCAAGCTGGCTCTGGAAAAGGGCGCCAAGCTGATGATCACCTCCCACCTGGGTCGTCCGACCGAGGGTGAATACAACGAAGAATTCTCCCTGGCTCCGGTTGTCAACTATCTGAAAGACGCTCTGTCCTGCCCGGTTCGCCTGGCCAAGGATTACCTGGATGGCGTAGAAGTCGCTGCCGGTGAGCTGGTTGTGCTGGAAAACTGCCGCTTCAACAAAGGCGAGAAGAAGAACACCGAAGAGCTGGCCAAAAAATACGCCGCCCTGTGTGATGTCTTTGTAATGGATGCGTTCGGTACTGCTCACCGCGCCGAAGGTTCCACCTACGGTGTTGCTCAGTTCGCACCTGTTGCTTGTGCCGGTCCGCTGCTGGCGGGTGAACTGGAAGCCCTGGGCAAAGCCATGCTGAAGCCCGAGCGCCCGATGGTTGCCATCGTTGGCGGCTCCAAGGTCTCCACCAAGCTGACCGTTCTGGAATCCCTCTCCAAAATCGCTGACCAGCTGGTTGTCGGTGGTGGCATCGCCAACACCTTCATCGCTGCTGCCGGTCACAACGTCGGCAAGTCCCTGTGCGAGCATGATCTGATCGATACCGCCAAGAAACTGGCTGCCGAGACCAACATTCCTGTGACCACCGACGTGGTTGTAGGTGCCGAGTTCTCCGAGTCCACTCCGGCCACCATCAAGTCTGTTAACGATGTGACCGACGGCGACATGATCTTCGACATCGGCCCGGATTCTGCCAAGGCTCTGGCTGACATCATCATGAACGCCAAGACCATCCTGTGGAACGGCCCGGTTGGTGTGTTCGAGTTCGACCAGTTCGCTGAAGGCACCAAGGTTATCGCTGAAGCCATCGCTGCTTCTCCGGCCTTCTCCATCGCTGGCGGTGGTGACACCCTGGCTGCCATCGACAAGTTCGGCATCGCTGACAAAGTCTCCTACATCTCCACTGGCGGCGGCGCCTTCCTGGAGTTCGTAGAAGGCAAGGTTCTGCCGGCTGTTGCGATTCTGGAACAGCGCGCCAAAGCCTAATTGACCCGGAACGGGGGGCAAAAGCCTCCCGTTTCGTTTATCATGTGCCCGCTGTGCCGGTTCATGATGAACCCCCCATTTTTTATTAACGGCATACGAGACAGGACGATTAAACATGTCTAAGAAAATTTTCGACTTCGTAAAACCCGGCGTGATCACTGGTGATGACGTTCAGAAAGTGTTCGCCATCGCTAAAGAGAACGGCTTCGCTCTGCCGGCCGTAAACTGCGTTGGTACCGACTCCGTTAACGCCGTACTGGAAGCTGCCGCCAAGGTTAAAGCGCCGGTTATCGTTCAGTTCTCCAACGGTGGTGCCGTGTTCACCGCCGGTAAGGGTCTGAAGCTGGAAGGTCAGAAAGCCGCCATCCTGGGTGCCATCTCTGGTGCCAAGCACGTTCACGCTGTTGCCGAAGCCTACGGCGTGCCGGTAATTCTGCACACCGACCACGCTGCCAAGAAGCTGCTGCCGTGGATCGACGGTCTGCTGGAAGCGGGCGAGAAGCACTTTGCTGAAACCGGCAAGCCGCTGTTCTCCTCCCACATGCTGGATCTGTCCGAAGAGTCTCTGGAAGAGAACATCGACATCTGCTGCGAGTACCTGACCCGCATGGCCAAGATGAACATGACTCTGGAGCTGGAACTGGGTTGCACCGGTGGCGAAGAAGACGGCGTCGACAACAGCCACATGGATCAGTCCGCTCTGTACACCCAGCCGGAAGATGTTGCTTACGCTTACGAGCGTCTGTCCAAGATCAGCCCGCGTTTCACCATCGCTGCCTCCTTCGGTAACGTACACGGTGTATACAAGCCGGGTAACGTCAAGCTGACCCCGTCCATCCTGGACGCTTCCCAGAAGTACGTTTCCGAGAAGTTTGGTGTTCCAGCCAAGTCTCTGGACTTCGTATTCCACGGTGGTTCAGGTTCCACTCTGGAAGAGATCCGCGAGTCCATCTCCTACGGCGTAGTGAAGATGAACATCGACACCGACACCCAGTGGGCAACCTGGGAAGGTCTGCTGAACTTCTACAAGAAGAATGAAGCTTACCTGCAAGGCCAGTTGGGCAACCCGGAAGGCGCCGACAAGCCGAACAAGAAGTACTACGATCCGCGCGTATGGCTGCGTGAAGGTCAGACTTCCATGATCGCTCGTCTGGAGAAAGCATTCTCCGACCTGAACGCCATCGACGTACTGTAATTCGTTACAGCACCTTGATTGCATGAAAAGGCGCCCTTTAGGGCGCCTTTTGCATTTCTGTGATCCGCACCGGTTGGTGAGTGGAGGAGGAACTGGGTATTATCGAAACAACTTTGCTTATTTTATTAAACAATTTGCAACCAAGGCAGGATGCTGAGTATGCAGGCAGGAAAGCACATCGGATATCAGGAGCACGTCGCCTCCTACTACGCGGCCACCCGCAACGACTCGCAACAGTGGCCCGAGCTGGAGGGGGAGCACAAGGCTGACGTCTGCATCATCGGCGGCGGTTTTACCGGTCTCAATACCGCCATCAATCTGGCGGATGCCGGTTACAAGGTCGCCTTGCTGGAGGCCAACCGTATCGGCTGGGGCGCCTCCGGGCGCAACGGCGGTCAGCTTATTCGCGGTATCGGCCACGATACCAGCCAGTTTGCCCGCTGGATTGGCGAGCAAGGAGTGCGCGAGCTCGATTTGATGGGGCTGGAGGCGGTGCAGCTGGTGCGCGAGCGGGTCGAGCGCTTCAATATCGACTGCGATCTTACCTGGGGCTACTGCGACCTCGCGACCCGTCAGCGCCATCTGGCCGGTTTCGAGGAAGATCTCGACCATCTGGCGAGCCTCGGCTATGAGCACGAACTCAAGCTGGTCCCGCGCGAAGATATCCATAGCGTGGTGGGGTCGGATCGCTATATCGGCGGCCTTATCGACATGGGCTCCGGCCATCTCCATCCCCTCAATCTGGCGCTCGGCGAGGCGCGCGCCGCCGCCAGCCTCGGGGTCTCCCTGTTTGAACACTCCAGAGTGACCCATATCGACTATGGCAAGCTGGTCGAGGTGACCACGGCTCACGGGCGGGTCACTGCCGACTATCTGGTGATCGGCTGCAACGCCTATCTCAATGACCTCAATCCGGAGCTGGGGGGGCGGGTGCTGCCCGCGGGCTCCTACATCCTCGCCACCGAAGTGCTGGATCGCCGCTTGCGCCAGCGATTGCTGCCGCAAAACATGGCGGTGTGCGATCAGAATGTGGCGCTCGACTACTACCGCCTCTCCGCCGATGGTCGCCTGCTGTTTGGCGGGGCCTGCAACTACTCGGGAAGGGATCCCCGCGATATCAAGGCCTTTATGTTGCCTAAGATGCTGCGGGTCTTCCCCGAGCTGGCTGGCACCGCCATCGAGTTTCAGTGGGGCGGGATGATCGGGATCGGCGCCAACCGGCTGCCGCAGATTGGCCGCTTGAAGGAACACCCCAACGTGCTCTACGCCCAGGCCTATTCGGGTCACGGTCTCAACGCCACCCATATGGCGGGCAAGCTGGTAGCCGAAGCGATCCGCGGCGAAAGTCGGGGTTTCGATCTCTTCGCCAGCGTGCCCCATATCACCTTCCCCGGCGGCCCGGCGCTGCGCTCCCCGCTGTTGGCACTGGGTATGTTGTGGCACCGGATGAAGGATATCTTCTGACCCCCATTGTCAGCCTGCGCAGTGATGGCTGAACGCCAGTCCCCTTGCCAACCTCTTGTTTATAGCGGGTTAGCACAATCGTTCCGCCTGATAGACCAAAAGATGCATTCGCGCCAATCTCGTCCGGTTGGCGCTATCTTTTAGGTGTGAGAGCGGTTATCTGCCAAGGGGACGAGGGTGTGTCTGCTTGCCGGAATACTTGCCGAGAAAGAGCTGAGGACGGGGAGAGGAGGGCCAAGATGGAGATAAATGTGGTCGCGTCAGGCGGGCTCAGCCCGCTGGCGCAACGGCAGGGTTCTCCCGCTGTGCAGGCACAGGAGCGGGCTGCGACTTCACCATCAACAGGCAGTGACAGCCTGGTGCGCGACCTTGGCGCTGTGCTGAATGAGCTGGGGCTGTCACCGCAAGGGGAGAGCAGCGGCGGTGGCACTGTTTCAATCAGGGATTCGCTGGAAGCGTTCATCAACACCATGATGGGCTCCCTGCAACAGCAGCAGGAGCAACAGTTGGCATTGCAGCAACAACAGCGGCAAGAGCAGGAAAAGCGCAAACTCGCCATCGCCGACAGCAGCGAAAACCCGCTCAAGCGGGATCTGGAGCGCCTGCTGGAGACGCTGGATCAGCAGGGCGGACAGGAAAAAGCGAGCGAGCAAGGAGCCGAGCGTGAAGCGGTCAACCCCTTGCAGAGCCAGCTGACCAAGCTGCTGGAGAGCAGTGGTGCGGCAGAGAGCGGGGTCACCCTCAAGGAGGTGCTGTCAGGGTTGTCCAGCAAGCTGCCGAGCGAACCTGCCGAGCGAAAAGGCTATCGGGTCGATACCCAGGTTTGAGCTGGTTGGCAACGGCAGTCCAGTCGTTGCAGTGCGCAAGGGGCGGGCAGCCCTTTATTGGGCCGGTTCCGCCAGCCGCCACCCCTGTTCGTCCTTCATCATCCACACCTCGGCCTCTTGTGGCAGCACCTGGCCCGCCTCGAACTCGCCAAATTTGCGCTCGAGCTCCATCAGCCCCATCTCCTGCTGGAAGGGGCCAACCCGGTCGTAGACCAGGTCCTCGTCGTGCAACACCTGCAACTGATCGAGCCCCTGCTTGAAGTGGAGCTGGTAACTCACCTTGACCAGATAAACCCCCTCCATCCGCTCCTCCTTGCCGAGGATAGTGAAATCGCTGATCTCGAACAGGTTGGCGTCTGTCTCGGCCAGCAGCCTAGCGGTAACTTGGCTCCTGATATCCTCTTCACCGGGCCCTGCACTGCAGCCATAAAGCCAGAGGGCTAGCAGGGGGATGAACCACTTTTTCATCAAAACTCCGGACGGGCGAGACAATCGAAGGGCAAATTCTGCCATGCTGCCGGTCATATACAAGGGATTGCCAGAAAAATCAGTGCGTAACGTATAAGGCTGCCCCTGTCTGTCGACAGACAGGGGGCTGCTGGTCAGCGTAGCTGATCAAGTTTGCCCAGAAACTCGGTCGGCCCCATAAAACCGGTGACCCGCTGGCCTGTCAGCTCCTTGCCCTCGCGGTCGAAGAAGATAAGGGTCGGCAACCCCAGCACATTGAGGGTGTTGAGCAACTCGATATCGGCATCGTCATTGGCGGTGACATCCGCCTGCAGCAGCACCATTTGGCTGAAGCGCTCCCGCACCGCGAGGTCGCTGAAGGTCTTGTGTTCAAACTCCTTGCAGGCGACGCACCAGTCGGCGTAGAGGTCGAGCAGAACCGGCTTGCCGCGGGCGGCGGCCAGCTGCACCTTGAGATCATCTAGGGTCTTGATGCGGACAAACTGCGGCGCCGTTTGACTGGCATCCGCCGTGACGGCAGCAGGGGCGGCCGGTTGCAGCAGCAGACCCTTGCCCACCACCACGGCACTGATCATCGCCAGCAACAGCACGAAACCGCGTACGCTTTTGGCCACCGAGTGGGGTTGGTGCTGGTTGTGGTGATAGAGATAGCCGCATAGCAGCAGTCCCCAGCCAAGCCAGGCGAGGGTGGTGACCTGATCACTCCAGAGCCGTGACAGCAGCAGGATGGGTACCGCCAGCAGGGCGAAGCCAAACAGCTGCTTGATCACATCCATCCAGGCGCCCGCTTTGGGCAGCAGCTTGCCGCCCGAGGTGCCGAGCAGCAGCAGCGGCAGCCCCATCCCGAGCGAGAGGGCATAGAGCGCCGCAGCACCGAGCCAGAGATCGCCGCTCTGGGCCACGTAGATCAGCGCCCCCGAGAGCGGCGCCGTGGTGCAGGGGGAGCAGACCAGCCCGGAGATCATTCCCATAATGGCGACCCCGGCCACCGAGCCGCCCTGCTGGCGGTTGGAGAGGCCGGAGAGACGGGTTTGCAAACTGCTCGGCAGTTGCAAGGTGTAGAGCCCGAACATGGAGAGGGCCAGCAGCACGAACATCACCGAGAGGCCGATCAGCACATAGGGGTGTTGCAGCGCCGCCTGGAATTTAAGACCTGCCGAGGCCACTACCAGCCCCAGCAGGGTGTAGGTGACCGCCATCCCCTGCACATAGACCATGGAGAGCAGGAAGGCGCGGCCGGTGGAGAGGCGATGGCCGGCACCGGCGATGATGCCGGTCAGGATTGGGTACATGGGGAATACGCAGGGGGTGAAGGCGAGCCCCAGCCCCAGCGCGAAGAAGGCGACGATGCTGAGCCAGAAACCCTGATTGCCGAGGGCGGCGGCGAGCTGATCCTGCTGGCTAACCGGTGCGACGCTTTGTGCCGTTTCAGCAGTGGATGCTGTGGTTGCCGTGACCAGCGGGGCCACATCGATCAGCTTGTCAGTCGGCGGGTAGCAGAGGCCGTCGGTACAGCCCTGATAGCGCACCCGCAGGGTGGCGTTTTCCCCCACCTCCTTTAGCGGCACCGCGATGCTCACCTGCTGGTAGTAGACCCGGGTCTTGCCGAAGAAGTCATCCTCATGCTCGGTCCCCTCTGGCAGGGTCGGCTCGCTGAAGCTGAGGTTGTGCCCCTTGAAACGCAGGCTGTGGCGATAGAGGTAGTAATCGTCGGCGATGTGGAGGGTCAGCAGCAACTGATCGCCGCGCTGTTCGCTTTCGATCTGAAAGGCCTCATCGACCTGCAAAAATTTGGGCTTGGCATTGGCCTCAATGCCCAGCGAGCTGAGCAGATCGGAGCCGCTGGCGTGGGCCGGGGAGCTGCCCACTGTTGTCATCAACAGGGCACAGAGCAGCAGAGGAGAGAGCAGGCGGGTGAGCGTCATGAGGTCTCCTCATTCAGCCAGTCCAGATAGGCAGGTAGTCCGGCACTCACCGGCAGGGCCAGCAGCTCGGGAACCTCATAGGGGTGATTGGCTTGAATACATACCTGCAGCTCGGCAAAGAGTGGCTGGCGGGATTTGATGATGAGCTGGATCTCGGTGGTGCGCTCCACCTTGCCTTGCCAGCGATAGACGGAGGTGACGCCCGGCAGTTGATTGATGCAGGCGGCCAGTCGCTGGTTCAGCAGCTGTTCGCAGAGAAGGTCGGCACTGGTTTGATCTGGGCAGGTGCAGAGCACCACAATGGCGTCGGTCATAAAGCGGATCTTCACCTCGTTGGGGTAAACCGGGTAGGCGCCCTTGCCGTGTCATCCCTTGTCTATGCGGATGAAGGTAAAAAGCGCCCTAAAATCAGCGGCTACTATACCTCAGAGCCGCTTCAAATAGCATCTGTAGCCATTTGTGAGCCAGCGCTAAAAATTTGTGGGGGGCATGAGATAGACGCTGTCATGGGGACAGGGCAGAATGGGCGGGCTTGTTCCCTATTGACGTAAGGATATGTATGACCCAACAGAATGAGCAGCAGAGAAACCGCATGTTGAGCCTGCTGCGCGAAGGTGAGCGCCGCATGTTGGTTCAATTGGCCGGGCTGTTGCGCACTACCGCCGATGAAATCAATGCCGAGCTGGAGAAAGAGGAGTTGATGGGAACCCTTGATCAGCCCATCACGGTGGAGTATCTCAACGGCGTGGTGCAGCACCATCTGTTCGAGCGCAAACACAAGGGAGATATGGCTGTTGCCCAGCAGATCCTGAGCGATTATCAGAGCGAGCTGGAAGCGCTGCAGGCCGCTCAGGCGCAGCCTGAAGAGGCTGTCGCAACTGACGAGAGCGGCGAAGAGCTCAAGGCCCGGGCTTGAGCGACGGGCAGGCCTGAATCCTTACCTCTGAATCAGCGGGCCTGCCAGCGCTGACCCCTCTTGCGGCCCCATCATGTCTGCCATGATGGGGCCGTGTCGTTTCTTCTGTTGCCTTCCCTTGTTGACCTTCACTTCTCGGTTTCAATCCAACTGATTCGTGCCTTAGCGCACCTCTTGTGGTATGCCGTGCGGCACTTCGCGGGGGATGGGGAACACCTTGTCATAGCCCCAGTTGTAGACGAAGGCATAGATCAGGTAGAAGACGACGAAGCCCAGATCCAGCACCAGCGCCTCCAGCATGCTGACGCTCAGCCACCAGGACATGACCGGCAGCGCGACGATCAGCAGACCGCCCTCAAAGCCGAAGGTATGCAGCACCCGTTGCCACAGTGTTTTGTGGGTATGGCCCTGATATTTGAGCAGCAGCTTGTCGACCCCGATGTTGTAGATGTAGTTCCAGACGGTGGCCAGCACCGAGAAGAACAGTGCCAGCGGGCCCATATGGTTGAGCCCGACCCCGGTAACCCAGCTGGCCAGCGGGGCGGCAATCAGCAGGCCAATGAATTCAAAGCCAATGGCATGGCGCAGGCGATCGTTACGGGTACGCATAAGTCACTCTCTCAATCAGGTTCATTCACGAATTGCAGGTTAATCTATAGAACTTTCGCGATAGATTCATGTTGGTATCCATCGCTAAAATAGATGGGTGAGAGGGTTTGCCGGAGGGCAACAAGATGACGCCATCACTGGAACAACTGAGGATCTTGCTGGCGGCCGCCGAAACCGGCTCGTTTTCCGCTGCCGCCCGCAAGCTGGGCAAGGCACAGTCGGTAGTGAGCAGCGCTATCGCCAATCTGGAGATCGATCTGGCGCTCACCCTGTTTGACCGCAGCGGCCGCTATCCGCAGCTGACGGAGGCGGGGGCCCGCATGGTGCAGGAGGCGGGGATCCTGCTGGCGCAGAGTGAACGGTTGCAATCCATTGCCGGAGAGCTGGCGGCCGGGGTGGAGACGCGCCTCACCCTGGCCATCGATGATGACTCCCACCTCCCCTGGCTCGGCACCCTGCTGGAGGCGTTCGCCACTCGTTACCCGACAGTGGAGCTGGAGCTGCTCTTCCCGCTGATGGAGGATGTGACCGAGATGCTGGTGACCGGCCGGGCCCAGCTCGGCATCAGTTATCAGAAGGTGCATCCCCAGAGAGAGATTGTCGCCCATTCGCTGGGGGAGGTGACCATGCCGCTGGTGGTGTCACCGGATCATCCGCTGGCCCGCAAGCAGCCGCTGCGGGAGGTCGATCTGCAGGGGGCACGCCAGCTGATGGTGACCGGCCGACGGGAAGGGAGCGAGCGCCAGCGTTTTCGCATCTCGGCTCAGGTGTGGTGGGTCGAAGGGGATCTCGGGGTGCTGGAGCTGGTCAAACGGGGTCTTGGCTGGTCCGCCATTCCGGAATTTCTGCTGCATCAGCCGCTGAAGCGGGGTGAAGTGGTGGTGCTGGAGCCGGACTTTATCGCCAGCCACGCGCTGGCGCTGGAGTTGCAGTGGCATCGCGCCCGCCCGCTGGGGCAGGCGGGGCGCTGGCTGAAGGAGGCACTGCTGGCGCGGGTGCCTCGCTAGCCGACCTTACTCGGTCAGGGCGTAAGGCAGGGGTTGCAGGGTGAGGCGGGAGCCTTCGTCCTGCTTGAGGCGGAATTGGGCGTCAGCCTCGGTATCTTTTGGTAGCACGGCGGTGAGCCACACCTGCCCGGCCTGTTGCCAGGCGTTGAGCACCATGCCGCTACGGCGCCAGTTGTCACCCAGTTGCAGCTCAAGGGTATCGCCGCTGGCGACCTGCTCGCCGGTAGTGCCCGCCAGCAGGAACAGGGCGCGGTTGTTGGCGCCGCGATATTTGGCGCGAGCCACCGTCTCCTGCCCCATGTAGCAGCCCTTGTTGAAGCAGATGCCGTCGAGCGCCTGCAGGTTGAGCATCTGCGGGATGAACTCGCCCTGATGCACCGCCTCCATGTGCGGCAGGCCTGCCTTGATCTCGAGCCCCCACCAGAGGGATTCGTCACCCGCCGGCAGCGCATCGGCCTGCTCACTGCTCACCAGCAGCCAGCGATCCTGTTCGATCTTCACCGCCATGCCGCAAGCGACCAGGCCGCTCTGCTCCAGACCAAACTGCGCGGCGACCCACGCATCGGTACCCTTGCCAGCCAGGCCGGTGGCGTGGCGTTCGTCGGCGGCAATCTCGACCTTGGAGAAGACGGCAAATTTTTTCAGCTCCGGCAGCTGGCGCTCCAGCACCGAAGGGGTGGTCAGCAGCAGCAGGCTCTCTTCAAGGCAGAGCAGGCGAAAATCGCTCCACAGCTTGCCCTTGGGATCACAGTGACCACCCAGCGTGCTCTGCCCCGGTTGCAGGGCGTTGACGTCGCAGGTGACCTGACCTTGCAGATATTTGACGCGATCCTGACCACTCAGTCGGGTGATGGCTATCTTGGTCAGGGCGAAGCGGGTCGGCTCGGCAGGAAAAACAGGGGGTTGCAGGCTCACGATGGTATTCCAGAGAGAAAGTATGTGACCTGCATGGTAAAGACGTAACTAATGTTTGTCAGCCGGAAAATCCAGCTGGTACCATCCTCGGGTCTTTGTAAGGAGAGTTCCATGTTGAGCCCAGTTGAAAAATCCCGCCTGAAGTGGGCCTGCCGCCGTGGCATGCTCGAGCTGGATGTTGTTTTTATGCCCTTTTTCGAACACGAGTTCGACTCCCTGAGCGAAGCCGATCAGCAGACCTTTATCCGCCTGCTGGAGAGCGATGATCCGGACCTGTTCCGCTGGACCATGGGGCACGCAGTGCCGGCCGATCCCGCCTTCAGCGCCATGATCAAGATGATCCTGGAGCGCAATCAGGCCCGTCACGACCGTCAGGCCTGATGCCGTGGAGCGGGTGATCATCCCTGTTCACCCCTCCCGCCATCAGCAATATTTGCTGGTGGCCCTCTTTCTGTTGCTGCTCTGGCCGGTGGCTGGCCTGATTGCCGGTTGGCTGTGGGCGCTGTTGCTGCCCGTCTGGCTGGTGGCGCTCTGGCTGAGCTGGCGCTCCCTCGCCGCGCCCCCGTTCGAGCTTGTCTGGGATGGCCAGTGGCTACAGTGGCAAGGTCGTCGCTATCAGCTCGACAAGAAAAGCCGCATTCTGCCCGGTGTGCTCAGGCTGGCGCTTTGTCCCGATCCGCAAGAGAGTGGAGCCGTGTCGCCACGGCAATTGTGGCTCTTCTCCGACGCCCTTCCCCCCGAACATTACCGCCTGCTGGCGCGAGCCATCCACTTTCTGCCATCCCGGCGCTGACGCCTGCTTCCCGTGATAACCATGTGCTGATTTATCGCGATAAGCTGCTGCCATGTGGCTGGCGGCACTCTTTTTGTGGCTGAAAAGCGGTTGAAAACAAGTGACCCCGCCGGGGCGGGGTCACTGATTGGTGCAACGCTTTGCGGGAAGGGGGATTAATCCCGCTCCGGGGTCAGCACGGTCGGTTTGGAGTCCGGCAGCATATCCGGATAATCCAGGTTGTAGTGCAGGCCGCGGGACTCCTTGCGCTGCAGAGCGCAGTTGACGATAAGCTCGGCCACCTGCAGCAGGTTGCGCAGCTCCAGCAGGTTGTTGGAGACGCGGAAGTTGGCGTAGTACTCCTGCACCTCCTGCTTGAGCAGGTCGATGCGGCGCTTGGCGCGGGCCAGGCGTTTGTTGGTACGCACTATCCCCACGTAGTCCCACATCATCAACCGCAGCTCGTGCCAGTTGTGCTGGATCACCACCAGTTCGTCGGAATCTTCCACCTTGCTCTCGTCCCACACCGGCAGGCGCGGCGGCTCCACACTCATCGGCAGCTTGGCCAGAATGTCGGCCCCCGCCTGATGGGCATAGACCACGCATTCCAGCAGGGAGTTGGAGGCCATGCGGTTGGCACCGTGCAGCCCGGTGTAGGTCACTTCACCGATGGCGTAGAGGCCGGGAATATCGGTCTGGCCGTTGCTGTCGATCATCACTCCGCCACAGGTGTAGTGGGCGGCTGGGACGATGGGCATCGGTTCCTTGGTGATGTCGATACCGACCGCAAGGCAGCGCTCATAAATGGTCGGGAAGTGCTTGATGATGAAATCGGCCGGTTTGTGGCTGATATCCAGATACATGCAATCCGCCCCGAGCCGCTTCATCTCGTGGTCGATGGCGCGAGCGACGATATCGCGTGGCGCCAGTTCGGCCCGCTCGTCAAACTCCGGCATAAAGCGGCTGCCGTCCGGGCGGCGCAGATAGGCCCCCTCGCCACGCAGTGCTTCGGTCAGCAGGAAGTTGGGATCATCCGGGTGGAACAGGCTGGTGGGGTGGAACTGGTTGAACTCCAGGTTCGCCACCCGGCAGCCGGCCCGCCACGCCATGGCGATGCCATCGCCAGAGCTCACATCGGGGTTGGAGGTGTACTGGTAGACCTTGGAAGCACCGCCGGTGGCCAGTGCCACGAAGCGGGCGCGGATCACCTCGACCTGCTCGGCGTTGCGGTTCCAGACGTAGGCGCCCAGCACCTTGTTGCCCGGCAGGCCGAGCTTGCGGGTGGTGATGAGGTCGACCGCGTTGAAGCGCTCCATCAGCTGGATGTTGGGGTGAGCGCGCACCTGATCGATCAGGGTGAGCTGTACCGCCTTGCCGGTGGCATCCGCCGCGTGGAAGATGCGGCGATGGCTGTGGCCCCCTTCCCGGGTGAGGTGGTATTGGGACTCGCCCTCGGCGTTCTCCTCCTGATCGAAGGGGACCCCCTGCTGAATGAGCCACTGGATGGACTCGCGGGCGTGGCGAGCGGTGAACTCGACCACTGCTGGGTCACACAACCCGGCGCCCGCGTTGAGCGTGTCGCTCACGTGGGATTCGATGCTGTCGGTTTCGTCGAAAACGGCAGCGATGCCTCCTTGCGCATAGAAAGTGGCCCCTTCACTGATGGGCCCCTTGCTCAGAACCAGGACTTTGGCATGGTCTGCCAATCGCAACGCGAGGGACAAACCAGCGGCACCGCTGCCAATGATCAGTACATCGCAAAGGTATTCAACACTTGCTTTCATAAGTATCATTGGCCTGGATTAAGAACTGGCAC
Proteins encoded in this region:
- the epd gene encoding erythrose-4-phosphate dehydrogenase, with protein sequence MIKIAINGYGRIGRNVLRALYESGRDKTIKIVAINELAAPEAMVHLTRYDTSHGRFHHPVQLAGNSMLVGEDLISLFAERDPSKLPWRALGVDVVLDCTGVFGSRADAELHLAAGAGKVLFSHPADADVDATVVYGVNHHTLTGAERIVSNASCTTNCVVPVIETLHREFEINCGTITTIHSAMHDQQVIDAYHSDLRRTRAASQSIIPVDTKLAKGLERILPHFAGKFEAIAVRVPTINVTAMDLSITVRKKVTVTDVNQALQRASRGTLHGILDYTEEPLVSVDFNHDAHSCIIDGTQTRVSDANLVKMLMWCDNEWGFANRMLDTTRAMMAAG
- a CDS encoding phosphoglycerate kinase: MSVIKMTDLDLAGKRVLIRADLNVPVKDGKVTSDARIVATLPTIKLALEKGAKLMITSHLGRPTEGEYNEEFSLAPVVNYLKDALSCPVRLAKDYLDGVEVAAGELVVLENCRFNKGEKKNTEELAKKYAALCDVFVMDAFGTAHRAEGSTYGVAQFAPVACAGPLLAGELEALGKAMLKPERPMVAIVGGSKVSTKLTVLESLSKIADQLVVGGGIANTFIAAAGHNVGKSLCEHDLIDTAKKLAAETNIPVTTDVVVGAEFSESTPATIKSVNDVTDGDMIFDIGPDSAKALADIIMNAKTILWNGPVGVFEFDQFAEGTKVIAEAIAASPAFSIAGGGDTLAAIDKFGIADKVSYISTGGGAFLEFVEGKVLPAVAILEQRAKA
- the fbaA gene encoding class II fructose-bisphosphate aldolase gives rise to the protein MSKKIFDFVKPGVITGDDVQKVFAIAKENGFALPAVNCVGTDSVNAVLEAAAKVKAPVIVQFSNGGAVFTAGKGLKLEGQKAAILGAISGAKHVHAVAEAYGVPVILHTDHAAKKLLPWIDGLLEAGEKHFAETGKPLFSSHMLDLSEESLEENIDICCEYLTRMAKMNMTLELELGCTGGEEDGVDNSHMDQSALYTQPEDVAYAYERLSKISPRFTIAASFGNVHGVYKPGNVKLTPSILDASQKYVSEKFGVPAKSLDFVFHGGSGSTLEEIRESISYGVVKMNIDTDTQWATWEGLLNFYKKNEAYLQGQLGNPEGADKPNKKYYDPRVWLREGQTSMIARLEKAFSDLNAIDVL
- a CDS encoding FAD-binding oxidoreductase; the protein is MQAGKHIGYQEHVASYYAATRNDSQQWPELEGEHKADVCIIGGGFTGLNTAINLADAGYKVALLEANRIGWGASGRNGGQLIRGIGHDTSQFARWIGEQGVRELDLMGLEAVQLVRERVERFNIDCDLTWGYCDLATRQRHLAGFEEDLDHLASLGYEHELKLVPREDIHSVVGSDRYIGGLIDMGSGHLHPLNLALGEARAAASLGVSLFEHSRVTHIDYGKLVEVTTAHGRVTADYLVIGCNAYLNDLNPELGGRVLPAGSYILATEVLDRRLRQRLLPQNMAVCDQNVALDYYRLSADGRLLFGGACNYSGRDPRDIKAFMLPKMLRVFPELAGTAIEFQWGGMIGIGANRLPQIGRLKEHPNVLYAQAYSGHGLNATHMAGKLVAEAIRGESRGFDLFASVPHITFPGGPALRSPLLALGMLWHRMKDIF